One window from the genome of Gimesia aquarii encodes:
- a CDS encoding sigma-70 family RNA polymerase sigma factor, with the protein MTSSTDQPVFPDTDSENGREFIALFTKSQRRLYLYILSMVPHPIEAEEILQNANLIIWKKAQQFEVGTNFFAWACQIAHYEILKFRKKRSRDKHQFSDEFVSQVAEAVKENQDVFELRRNALMFCLDKLRQKDRELIQKRYQGSNQGMDLADELGRPVNSVYQSLGRVRRTLFECINRYIAAESYSHE; encoded by the coding sequence TTGACAAGTTCGACCGATCAACCTGTTTTTCCGGATACGGATTCTGAAAATGGACGCGAGTTTATTGCGCTCTTTACAAAATCGCAAAGACGCCTCTATTTGTATATCCTATCCATGGTTCCGCATCCGATCGAAGCTGAAGAGATTTTGCAAAACGCCAACCTGATCATCTGGAAAAAAGCACAACAGTTTGAAGTCGGCACCAATTTTTTTGCCTGGGCCTGTCAAATCGCGCATTATGAAATATTGAAATTTCGAAAAAAGCGAAGTCGTGATAAGCACCAATTTAGTGATGAGTTTGTTTCTCAAGTGGCAGAGGCCGTAAAAGAAAACCAGGATGTGTTCGAGTTACGTCGAAATGCGTTAATGTTCTGCCTCGATAAATTACGCCAGAAAGATCGCGAGCTCATCCAAAAGCGATATCAGGGAAGCAACCAGGGCATGGACCTTGCCGATGAGTTAGGTCGTCCAGTGAATTCCGTTTATCAGTCTCTGGGCAGGGTTAGACGTACTTTATTCGAATGTATTAATCGTTATATAGCAGCCGAGTCCTATAGTCATGAGTAA
- a CDS encoding DUF1501 domain-containing protein — protein MTILNPYGMTRRHFMKHVAGAATAIPTMHFLSHLEANANQVKKQQKACILIWMPGGPPTIDIWDLKPGSKNGGEFKPISTQGDMQISEHMPATAKVMGDLSLIRSMSTREADHARGTYYMHSAYVPNPTVVHPTFGSVVSYELGSRRKELEIPSFISIGGSRGSAGFLGMSHSPFVVSSDGTIQNAKVDTSEQQRLAQRLDMLQVLESGFIKSKRGESASSHKDIYKKAVNLMTSKQMEAFKVDQEPAALKEAYGTGNFGQGLLLARRLVEVGVPFIEVSASVGSWDLHQGVFDSLKNRNLPQLDKGISALVTDLKQRAMLDDVTIVCMGEFGRTPRINQNVGRDHWAASWTAVVGGGGLNNGQAIGKTDSDGIGIEGKSYLPGDLWATVAHSLGIPLDIVHTSKRGRPMKLANGGTPIKELIG, from the coding sequence ATGACTATTCTCAATCCTTATGGAATGACGCGTCGGCACTTTATGAAGCATGTCGCGGGAGCAGCAACGGCAATTCCCACGATGCACTTTCTGTCTCATCTTGAAGCCAACGCGAATCAGGTTAAGAAACAGCAAAAAGCCTGTATTCTCATCTGGATGCCAGGCGGACCACCGACCATTGACATCTGGGACCTTAAACCTGGCTCCAAAAATGGGGGAGAGTTTAAGCCCATCAGCACGCAAGGTGATATGCAAATTTCAGAGCATATGCCTGCTACCGCCAAAGTAATGGGCGATCTTTCTCTGATTCGTTCCATGAGCACACGTGAAGCCGACCACGCTCGCGGGACTTACTACATGCACTCTGCTTATGTGCCTAATCCGACTGTAGTTCATCCTACATTCGGTTCAGTCGTGAGCTATGAGTTAGGTTCTCGCCGTAAAGAATTGGAGATCCCCTCCTTCATTTCAATCGGTGGTAGCCGTGGTAGTGCTGGATTTTTGGGTATGTCCCATTCACCGTTTGTCGTCTCCAGCGATGGAACGATCCAAAACGCCAAAGTTGATACGTCAGAACAACAGCGGTTAGCTCAACGGCTTGATATGCTGCAAGTTCTCGAATCAGGATTCATTAAGTCGAAACGGGGTGAATCTGCGAGTTCTCATAAGGACATCTATAAAAAGGCGGTCAACCTCATGACTTCCAAGCAAATGGAAGCATTCAAAGTGGATCAGGAGCCAGCGGCTTTAAAAGAAGCTTATGGAACTGGTAATTTTGGACAGGGACTGTTGCTGGCCCGTCGTCTGGTTGAAGTCGGAGTACCCTTTATTGAAGTTTCCGCTTCGGTTGGAAGCTGGGACCTGCATCAGGGAGTCTTTGATTCATTAAAGAATCGAAACCTGCCTCAGCTAGACAAAGGAATCTCTGCACTTGTTACCGACCTGAAACAACGAGCCATGCTGGATGATGTCACGATCGTCTGTATGGGCGAATTCGGACGAACTCCTCGTATCAATCAGAATGTTGGTCGTGACCACTGGGCAGCAAGTTGGACTGCTGTAGTGGGCGGTGGTGGACTTAATAATGGTCAGGCTATCGGTAAGACTGACAGTGATGGCATTGGCATCGAAGGCAAGAGCTACCTGCCAGGTGACCTCTGGGCGACAGTTGCACATTCATTGGGAATTCCTCTGGATATTGTGCATACATCGAAACGTGGTCGCCCCATGAAATTGGCCAATGGCGGAACTCCTATCAAGGAATTGATTGGCTGA